Genomic segment of Streptosporangium sp. NBC_01755:
CGTCGTGGCGTAGGCGCGGCAGTGCCCCTGGGAGAGTTCGCGGACCAGGAGTAGCCCACGGCCGTTCTCGGCGAACAGGTCCAGGGCGGTCTGCGGCCGGGACTGGTCGAGGGGCGTCCGGAGTTGGCGCGGGCGCGTCGGCGGATGGGGATGAGTCAGCGCGAGATCTCGGCGGCACTGTGGGTGTCGTCGACGACGTGGAGCCGGTGGGAACGGGGATGTCAGGAGATCCGTCCGGTGTATCGGGCGCGGATGGCCGAGGTGTTCGGGGTGGACCCGGCCGAGGTCGAGCGGTGGATCGAGGGCACCGTCCCGGTCGATACGGAAGCCTGGCTGATTCCGGACTTCAGCGACTTCTCACTCGGAACTACGGTCAAGACGGCAGACCGACTGTGGAGGTGCGACGTGGATCCGGAGCGGCGTCATGTGCTGGCCGCGCTGCCGTTCGTACCTGCGGCCTTCGGCAGCTGGCTGTCGGCGTGGAGCTATGGCACTCCGGAGGTATCAGCGGCCTACCAGGGGTCGGGGCCGATTGTCGGACTCTCCGACGTTCGGCGAATCGTCGAGGCCCGAATGACTCGCTGACGGCTGCCCGGGTGATGACGAGCATGACGGATCAGGCGATTCACCTAGGA
This window contains:
- a CDS encoding helix-turn-helix domain-containing protein; this translates as MARARRRMGMSQREISAALWVSSTTWSRWERGCQEIRPVYRARMAEVFGVDPAEVERWIEGTVPVDTEAWLIPDFSDFSLGTTVKTADRLWRCDVDPERRHVLAALPFVPAAFGSWLSAWSYGTPEVSAAYQGSGPIVGLSDVRRIVEARMTR